GCGTGGTCCGGACGCTTTGCACCACCAGGTCACCGAGGCGGGTCTCCACGGTGCCGATCAGGCCGGTGACGTGCCCGGCGGCCCGCAGCCCCGACTCGACCAGGTACGCGGTGGAGGTCTTGCCGGCGGTGCCGGTCACCCCGATCACGACCAGTTCCGCGGTCGGGTCGCCGTAGACGGCCGAGGCGAGCGGGCCGAGCGCCGCGCGCGGATCGGCCACCACCAGGACGGGCAGCCCCGTTCCGGCGGCCAGTTCCGCGCCGGCCGGATCGGTGAGCAGGGCGACCGCACCGGCCGCCGCCGCGTCGGCGGCGAATTCCGCGCCGTGCCGACGGGCACCGGGCAGACCGGCGTACAGATCGCCGGGCCGGACCTCGCCGCTGGCGTGGGTCACCCCGGTCACCACCGGGTCATCGCTGGTAGGAGGCGCCACGGCGAGCCGGGCGGCCAGGTCACCGAGCCGGATTCCGGTCACGGTACGGGGACGAGGATTGCCGCGCACGGCGTCAGACCCTACCCGGTCGCTCGCGGCCGGCCACACGGCGCGCCTGAATCTCCGTCTCCGGGATTCCGGGCGCAGGCCGCAGGCATCTTCGCGAAGGGTACGACCAGCTAGGGGAAGACGGTGAACTTCGGTGCCGGTTCCGTCGACGGCGGCACCTTGAAGTGGCGCAGGGTGAAGGTCATCATGTCCCGGAAGGCCGGTGCCGCCACCTCGCCGCCGCCACCGCCGGGGCTGTGTACGAAGACCGCGATCACGTACCGCGGATTCTCCGCCGGTGCCATGCCGATGAACGAGGCGACATTGCCGGGCTGCTTCTTGCCGTCCACCAACCGCCAGCCGGTGCCGGTCTTCCCGGCTACCCGGTAGCCGGCAACGGCGGCGGCCAGCCCGGTGGCGCGATCCACGGTGGTGACCGCCTCCATCAGCGTCCGCAGCGACCTGGCGTTCTCCGGGCTGAGCACCGGACGGGTCGCCGGCGGCTCCGCTGCGGTCCGCTTGCCCTTCGGGTCGATCGTCTCCTTGACCAGATGCGGCTGGATGTACGTGCCATCGTTGGCGATGGCAGCGTACGCGGCGGCCATCTGCAACGGGGTGGCGTCCACGCTGTGGCCGATCGGCACCGACCCGTACGACGAGTCGCTCCACTCTTCCGGCGGCAGCAGCCGCCCGCTCGCCTCGCCGGGGATACCGACCCCGGTCGGCTCACCCAGCCCGAACCGCCGCTGGTAGTCGATCAGGCGTTCCTGGCCGAGCTTGTCGGCGATTTCGATGGTGCCGACGTTCGAGGAGTACGCCATCATCCCGGCCACGCTCATCCGCCGGCCGTTGGCGAAGTGGGTGTCGGTGAACGGGGTGTCGCCCTTGACCACGGAGTTGGCCACCGGGAACGAGGTGTCCTCAGTGATCACCCCCTCCTGGAGGGCGGCGCCGAACGTGATCGCCTTGTGCACCGAGCCCGGGTCGACCACGAAGCTGGTGGCCGCGTCCTCCCGGTCGGTGGGCTCGCTGGCCTGCGGCTTCGCCGCGTTGTAGGTGGGGTGGCTGGCCTGCGCCAGCACCTCGCCGGTACGCACGTCAAGCACTATCGCCGCAGCGGTGCTGGCCTGCGCCTGCCGGGCCTGCTCGGCGAGGATCCGCTGGGTCATGAACTGTAGGTCACGGTCGATGGTGAGCACGATTGAGCTGCCCGGCTTGGCCTGGGTGGTGCGGCTGTAACCGCCGGGGATGGGTGCGCCGAGGCCCATCTCGAACGTCCGTTCCCCGTCCTCACCGTGCAGCAGGTCGTCGAAGCGTGCCTCCAGCCCTTCCAGGCCGACCATGTCGACGCTTGTGAAGCCGAGCAGGTTGGCCGCCAGGTCGCCGCCGGGCACCTCGCGCCGCTCGTCCCGCTGGGTGCGGATGCCGGGCAGATCAAGCGCGGCGATCTCGCGGGCCCGGTCGATGTCCACCCCCCGGGCCAGGTACGCGAACTGCGAGTCGACGCCGTTGCGCTTGCGGGGTTGCATCTTCTCGGCCAGCTTGGAGGCCGGGACGCCGAGCAGCGGGGAGAGCCGCAGAGCGGTGGCCTCGATGTCCTCCACCTGGGTGGGGTCGGCGTAGACGTAGCGCGCCTCCACGCTGTGCGCCAGGGCCGCACCGTCCCGGTCGTAGATCGCGCCACGCGGCGCGGGCAGCTGCACGGTCCGCAGCCGCTCCGCCACGCCGCCGTCGGCGTACGCCGGGGTGTCGACCGTCTGGAGCACGACAAGTCGGATGCCGATCGCGACGAACAGCGCCATCGCCAGCGCGGTGCCCAGCCGCAACCGGCGGCCCGGATCGGCGAGCTTGGGCGGCGCGGGGCGCTTGCGCGACGGGCGGCGCGCGGCCGGCCGGGGTTCCCGGGCAGCAGCGCCGCGCCGGGGCTCCCGACCACCGGCACCGCGCCGTGGCTCGCGGGCACCGGCGCGCCGCTCGGTGGTCGCCGGCTCGTCGCGACGCGAGCGATCGGAGACGGTACGGACCACCGTGGTGCGCCCGGCACCGCCGTTGCGACGGGTCGTGCCGGCCTGGCGGTTGCCACCGGCCCGACCGCCGTCGAGGACCTGGAGCGCCGGCCGGAACGGATCCTGCGACCGGCTGCTGCGGGGGTGCGTCGCTGTTCGGCCCGGCCGGCGGCGGCCGGGCCGGGTTCCTCGCGCAGGGTGCGGCCACGCGGGGTGTAGGCGCGGGCGTCGGAGATGCCGCCGAGACCCGGCCGGTCGTCCCGCTCACCGGCGGCACGCGGCGTCCCACCCCGCTCAGGCGTCCCACGGGACGAACCGCGCCGGGAGCCTGTGGCGTCCCGGCGCGGTTCCTCCGACCTCGGTGACACGGTCTACCCCTCCGCGCCCGACTGGCTCGCCAGGGACGGCTGCCCGCCGGCCGGCTGCGGCACGCCGATCAGCTTGCCGTCCGGCAGCCGGATGTACGCCAGCTCACCGCCGTCGACAAGCCCCTGCTTGCGGGCCTGGGCGGCCAGGTTGCCCGGCGCCTCCGCGTCGGCGATCTGCTTCTTCAGCTGCTGCTGCTCCAGATCGAGCTTGGTCTGCTGCTCCTGCAACTCCAACAGCCGGAAGGCGTTCTCGTTGATCTTCGTGTTGACCGCCAGAATGCCAAGCACTCCGCCGACGACAAGCAGCACCACGAGCGCCGCGAAGGGCGCCCGGGGCACCCGCACCGGCGGCGGCGGAGCGACCCGCAGCCGCGGCGACTCGGCCCGCGACGAATCGGCGGCAGCGGCCCGCTCGACCGGCCGCAACGCGGCACTGCCCTGGGTCGGAAACTCGCGCGCCCCCGGGCGCGAGTCTCCGCCGGCCGGCTCGTCCGCTCGGCCCGGACGTCCGGTCCGGCCCCCGGGCCCGCTCCCCCGCGATCCGGCCCCCCGACCGCGGTACGCGCTGCCCGGCGCCGGCGACGTCCCGGCGCTTCTTCTCGTTCATGTTCCCTCCCCCTCTTCGTCCGTGTCCCCCGGCATCCGCCCCGGATCCCTGCTGGATCCGGTGGCCGATCCCCTCCCCGGTTGGTGCATCCCCTTGACCCGGCGGCGATACCGTTCGCGGTCGGTACGCCCCTGCCGCTGAGCCTGGGGGTCGATCCGCTCCGCGGCCCGCAGCCGCACCGAAGCGGCCCGCGGGTTCGCGGCGACCTCCTCCTCCCCAGGCAGCTCCGCGCCCCGGCTGAGCAGCCGGAACGTCGGCTCTGACCCGGGCAGTTCGACCGGGAGGTCGACCGGACCGGTGCTCCGGACCCGGTCGGCGAGCGCCTGTTTGGTGAGCCGATCCTCCAGCGAGTGGTAGGAGAGCACCACCAGGCGACCGCCGACGGAAAGCCGGTCCAGAGCGGCCGGCAACGCCGTTTCCAGCGCTGCCAGTTCCCTGTTTACCTCGATCCGTAAAGCCTGAAACGTTCTCTTTGCCGGGTGTCCGCCGGTTCGTCGGGCTGGGGCCGGAATCGCGTCCCGGACCAACTCGGCCAACCGCGCCGACGAGGTGATCCGGGCACGTTCCCGATCCCGGATGATCGCCGAGGCGATCCGCCCGGCGAACTTCTCCTCCCCGTACACCCGCAGCACCCGGGCCAGGTCCGGGTGGGCGTACGTGTTGACCACCTCCTCGGCGGTCACCCCCCGGGTCTGGTCCATCCGCATGTCCAACGGCGCGTCCTGCGCGTACGCGAACCCGCGGTCGGGCGCGTCGAGCTGCAACGAGGAGACCCCCAGGTCGAACAGGACACCGTCCACCGTGGGATAACCCAGCCGATCGAGCACCTCGGGCAACTCGTCGTAGACGGCGTGCTCCAGGTGGATCCGGTCGGCGAACCGGGCCAGCCGCACCCGCGCGTGGGCGAGTGCCTCGGTGTCCCGGTCCAGTCCGACCAGGATCGTCTCCGGGTGGGCCTGCAACACCGCCTCGGCGTGGCCGGCCAACCCCAGGGTCGCGTCGACGTGGACGGTGCGCCCGCCCCGGCTCAGCGCGGGGGCCAACAGCTCGAGACACCGCTCAAGCAGCACCGGCACATGCGTGCCGCGTAGCTCCCCCATGTCGACCCCCACTGTTGACCCGATCTCGTTCCCGCGTCCTGCTCGTCGGGCGACGCCGTGCCGTCGTACCGCCAGATCCCCATCCGCTCCCGCCCGTCCGTCGGGCCCACCGGCCCGTCGTGTCGGATCGTGCGCCTGGCACCGGGGAAGGGATGCCAGGAACTCGAAAGCGGCTGGAGATCTCGCAGTACGTCGGGCGTCGCCACGCCCTACAGACCGCCTGGCAGCACCCCTTCCTCGATGTCGGCGAAGTCGTCTTCGCTCTCGGCGAGGTAGGTCTCCCAGGCGACCTTGTCCCAGACCTCCACCCGGGTGCTCGCGCCGATGACCACCAGGTCCCGGTCGAGCCCCGCGTATGAGCGCAGATGCGCCGGAATGGTCACCCGGCCCTGCTTGTCGGGGACTTCGTCGTGCGCGCTGGCGAAGAACACCCGGCTGTAGGCCCGGGCGGCCTTGTGCGTCATCGGCTGCGCACGCAACTGCTCCGCGATGTGCTGGAACTCAGGCGTCGGAAAGACGTAGAGGCAGCGCTCCTGCCCTTTGGTGATCACGACACCCCCCGCCAACTCATCCCGGAACTTGGCCGGCAGGATCAACCGGCCCTTGTCGTCCAGGCGCGGAGT
This DNA window, taken from Micromonospora sp. FIMYZ51, encodes the following:
- a CDS encoding penicillin-binding protein 2; the protein is MALFVAIGIRLVVLQTVDTPAYADGGVAERLRTVQLPAPRGAIYDRDGAALAHSVEARYVYADPTQVEDIEATALRLSPLLGVPASKLAEKMQPRKRNGVDSQFAYLARGVDIDRAREIAALDLPGIRTQRDERREVPGGDLAANLLGFTSVDMVGLEGLEARFDDLLHGEDGERTFEMGLGAPIPGGYSRTTQAKPGSSIVLTIDRDLQFMTQRILAEQARQAQASTAAAIVLDVRTGEVLAQASHPTYNAAKPQASEPTDREDAATSFVVDPGSVHKAITFGAALQEGVITEDTSFPVANSVVKGDTPFTDTHFANGRRMSVAGMMAYSSNVGTIEIADKLGQERLIDYQRRFGLGEPTGVGIPGEASGRLLPPEEWSDSSYGSVPIGHSVDATPLQMAAAYAAIANDGTYIQPHLVKETIDPKGKRTAAEPPATRPVLSPENARSLRTLMEAVTTVDRATGLAAAVAGYRVAGKTGTGWRLVDGKKQPGNVASFIGMAPAENPRYVIAVFVHSPGGGGGEVAAPAFRDMMTFTLRHFKVPPSTEPAPKFTVFP
- the rsmH gene encoding 16S rRNA (cytosine(1402)-N(4))-methyltransferase RsmH; translated protein: MGELRGTHVPVLLERCLELLAPALSRGGRTVHVDATLGLAGHAEAVLQAHPETILVGLDRDTEALAHARVRLARFADRIHLEHAVYDELPEVLDRLGYPTVDGVLFDLGVSSLQLDAPDRGFAYAQDAPLDMRMDQTRGVTAEEVVNTYAHPDLARVLRVYGEEKFAGRIASAIIRDRERARITSSARLAELVRDAIPAPARRTGGHPAKRTFQALRIEVNRELAALETALPAALDRLSVGGRLVVLSYHSLEDRLTKQALADRVRSTGPVDLPVELPGSEPTFRLLSRGAELPGEEEVAANPRAASVRLRAAERIDPQAQRQGRTDRERYRRRVKGMHQPGRGSATGSSRDPGRMPGDTDEEGEGT
- the mraZ gene encoding division/cell wall cluster transcriptional repressor MraZ translates to MFLGTHTPRLDDKGRLILPAKFRDELAGGVVITKGQERCLYVFPTPEFQHIAEQLRAQPMTHKAARAYSRVFFASAHDEVPDKQGRVTIPAHLRSYAGLDRDLVVIGASTRVEVWDKVAWETYLAESEDDFADIEEGVLPGGL